A region of Ochotona princeps isolate mOchPri1 chromosome 2, mOchPri1.hap1, whole genome shotgun sequence DNA encodes the following proteins:
- the RPL5 gene encoding large ribosomal subunit protein uL18 produces the protein MGFVKVVKNKAYFKRYQVKFRRRREGKTDYYARKRLVIQDKNKYNTPKYRMIVRVTNRDIICQIAYARIEGDMIVCAAYAHELPKYGVKVGLTNYAAAYCTGLLLARRLLNRFGMDKIYEGQVEVTGDEYNVESIDGQPGAFTCYLDAGLARTTTGNKVFGALKGAVDGGLSIPHSTKRFPGYDSESKEFNAEVHRKHIMGQNVADYMRYLMEEDEDAYKKQFSQYIKNNVTPDMMEEMYKKAHAAIRENPVYEKKPKREVKKKRWNRPKMSLAQKKDRVAQKKASFLRAQERAAES, from the exons ATG GGGTTTGTTAAAGTTGTCAAGAACAAGGCCTACTTTAAGAGATACCAAGTGAAATTTAGACGACGTCGAG AGGGCAAAACTGATTACTATGCTCGGAAACGCTTGGTGATCCAGGATAAGAATAAGTACAACACACCCAAATACAGGATGATCGTTCGTGTAACTAACAGAGATATCATTTGCCAG ATTGCTTATGCCCGGATCGAAGGGGATATGATAGTCTGTGCAGCTTATGCACACGAACTGCCAAAGTACGGTGTGAAGGTTGGCCTGACCAATTATGCTGCAGCCTATTGTACTGGCCTGCTGCTGGCTCGCAGG CTTCTGAATAGGTTTGGCATGGACAAGATCTATGAGGGCCAAGTGGAGGTGACTGGAGACGAATACAATGTGGAAAGCATTGACGGCCAGCCTGGTGCCTTCACCTGCTATCTGGATGCAGGCCTTGCCAGAACTACCACTGGCAATAAAGTGTTTGGAGCCCTGAAGGGAGCTGTGGACGGAGGCCTGTCCATCCCTCACAG taccAAACGATTCCCTGGCTACGATTCTGAAAGCAAGGAGTTTAATGCGGAAGTACATCGGAAGCACATCATGGGGCAGAATGTTGCAGACTACATGCGCTACCTAATGGAAGAAGATGAAGATGCCTACAAGAAGCAATTCTCTCAATACATAAAGAACAATGTGACTCCAGACATG ATGGAGGAGATGTATAAGAAAGCCCACGCGGCAATACGAGAGAATCCAGTGTATGAGAAGAAGCCCAAGAGAGAGGTGAAGAAGAAGAG GTGGAACCGTCCCAAGATGTCCCTTGCCCAGAAGAAAGATCGGGTAGCCCAAAAGAAGGCGAGCTTCCTGCGCGCTCAGGAGCGGGCTGCTGAGAGCTAA